TTGCTACCCTGGTTAGACATACATGCAGACAGCGAAATGTAGCCTATGTACTATcgttaggttaaaaaaaaataaaaaatcaaactACAATTTTTATATAAATCCAAGCACTTTTAAGGACTCATCTCTGACTTATGCCTATTTTCAAAACTTTTCAAGGCCTTAATTCCCCCCCTAAATACACAAACTTTCAAGCATTCCAAGGACCCGTGGGAACCATGTGTTATGGTTTTAAAGTTTGTGTAACCTGTTCAAGTTTAATTAAAAGGCCCAAATGCTTGTTTAGGAACAGTTAAGACGTCCGGCTTACCAATCATGATGGGAGTCCCTTCAGTAAGGAAGTGGTTGGCCAGTTCTCTGCCTTTGGATGCCAAGTCAGAACCTTGACTAATTAGTACAAACATTTATCATTAGATGAATCCAAATAATTTGtccatgcagcacatcattacaCAAGTTGCTACCCAAAGGTGTGCCATTACACACCTCACAAATATGATCTTGGAAGTGACCCCAAGCAGGTGGTTTAGAACAGCCTGAACCTCAATGGATCCAATCCACTGGCGTGATCCAACAAAGGATGCCTGTTTGTCTCCAACATCCACTAAAGCCTGGGAAGGTGAGCgtccattaaaaaaagtcacttgAACATTTCTATTGTGTTGTGATAGTTTCTGTTTATATTTAGTATGTGATTCATAGGACTGCTACTGTACCTGTTGGATCTCCTTGTGAGTTGGCACGGCCCTCTCTACGTAGCCTTGCTCCAGGAACCAGGAGCAGATGGTCTGGAGGGAGCGATAAGCACAGCCCCAGCCATTGTCATCCATATGGTCCTGCATGTAGTGGCGATAACTGTAGATCCCCTGGACAGAGTACACCTTGAGAAAAGATACACACATAAGAGAAGATAAATCTTAGGTTAGGTATCTGCATCCATCttcaaaagaggagagagagtgtgacagTCTTTAATTTGGTGATTTGCCGCACCTTTCCGTTGTCCAGGGATGGATGTGTGAGGACCAGATGAGGGTTTCTGAGGTAACCATCTTTGTAAGGCTCATTGGGAAAGTGGTAAGCAGTGGCTCTTCTAAAATAGGGCCAGTCATTTGGTAGCTCAAACTGTTGATGCAGTTCCTACTTAGACAGAGTTTTTGTTCACAAGACAAtggaaaaaatatgttaaaaggAACATAAATAGGTAGTTAAGCAAAGACAATGCTATGCTATGCTTTTAGCTAAGGCAGTGTGTTTAATGCAAGTACAACCAGTTGGATCTACTGCCTGTTGGATAAATGTAGGATATGTTGTTTAAGCCATTACAATTATAACAAACAATTTTAACATCAGGAGAACTACATGTCACATGCCTTTATTTTCAGGATTCTAAAGAATCTGGGTCTGGATCTGAGGCTCTTACCTTACGTTGTGTCTCTAGTTGGCTGTCAGGCACCCCTGCTGGGTAAACCACAGTCACTAGTCCTTTTGGCTCTGGAAGGAGGAAGTGGAACGGTTTAGGAACCAGCAGTGTGGTCCCCTTCATGTGTTGCAGGATGACTTTTTCCATCTCACACAGCTGATGAGTTAGCGCCTCCAACAGACGCTCAAAGGCACTGAAACACCAGAAGCACAGTGAGCAGAACTAATCATGGTAGTGGCTGGTGGTGAGTTCAAGTTGACACTGATACagtattattttaacatttaggtcAGTgatatcaaatcaaatgtttttaagcTAAGACATACTCTTTGATTGTGTCATTGGAGGTGGTATGGACGACACAGTCAATGGGAAGAGTTGTAGACAGGAAGTGGGATTTCTGGACCGTTTTGCTGACGATCGGGGCTGAAAGAGGGCCTGTCTTTGTTGCCTCCATCATCAGGCGAAGGTTAATGACACTCTGAACGACATCAGCGAAATTACATTTGAGCACAGATACCATAAAGATAATAAGGCATCCTTAGGTTTAGAGCTTAAACTATTGACTACAATTTACAACATCAATTAATTgcttttgtcatattttttaacCAGAAATGCTAATAATTCCCTGGTTATAGCTTCTCATATATGAGTGCACTTGCTGTTTTTCTTAAGACTTTTGTGATAGTAAACTAAatatatctttgagttttggccTGTTGGACGAACAAAATATGACATTGTCTTGAACTTGGAGAAACTGTAACAGGCATTCTTTTGAAAATTGTATAGACTTAAACAATTAATCTGCagtgtttgttaaaataaacaacatcagACAGCCACTGAATGCTAATCATGCTTCCCTGATTGTACTTTACAAAAATGCTGCTTTCCCTCTCCATAGAAAATTAATTTACGAAGAATATGTGTCAGTGTTACTACCACTGAACACTGAGTTACGCACAGTGGCTCCCTTTCTATTACAGAAAACTATCCTCTGCtatgttttagcatttttacaaacaaaacggAATGTATTTTAGTCTGTtgatcagacaaaacaacacaggtgAAGGTCTCACCTTTTGTTCTGCAAAATTGTAAAGGgcattttttttacccttttttcagATTTGTACAAAAAGCCAGTTAACTGACAAAATTATCTGacgattaattgataatgacaGTAAACGTTGCAACCCTAATTAGGTTACATCTAGTGGTTCACAATGAAGAGAACAAAGTGTTTGCCGTGTTTCACAGCTTTCCCTCTTAGAACaattaatacagaaaaaaatcacaacttcCAACCATCTCCATAAACATACCACTGCTgaactttttttgcttttttttttggcagatCTCTTGCCAGCACTCTCTTGTTCATCTATcctgaaatacataaaaacctAAATCAgaattaatttagttttaaagcaaaacaaaattagCAAAAAGCTGAGGATTCCATAtgacaaaaatacattacactGAACTTACTGTATCCATTGATGTATATCTTCACACAGCATATTTGGAGATATTTCTTCAGGTGTTGCATAAACACCTCTATTTGGCCAAATAATAACAGGACTGTCACAGATTGTTAGAACACAGGATTGAGATTTCACCTGAGAGTGAAGCGTCTCAAATGTGGTCGAGATGCATTTGTGTATTAGCAGTGCTGAAAGACAGAcggaccgacagacagacagacagacaatattAGTCCATTACCAATAAAGTATAGGATAAGCCTCAGGCTTCAGCCTATTCCTTTTTGGGTTGTTTATTAGATTGTGTGAATTGGataagtgtaaatgtgtataataataacattttgtcATATGCAAGTCACACAAATTGTCATGCTTTGTTCATTATAATGTAGGGCAGgctaaaccaaaataaaatatttattcattcaattgtatattttataacCTGCTGGTATTTTACTACTCTTACTGACACATGTATTTAATacattaatcaaattaattaatgtaacCAGTGCACATCCTTTTGTGTGACACTGCACTTTATTAATGTTTATAAGTCTATCTATTAGGCATCAGCAGTTTACTTCGGTTTTGTTTAACTGTCTTCTCTACCACTAAAGGAGTACTGTAAATGTAGTAAAAATTTGTTCTAATTTGAAATTAATATGATGGTATGGATCAGTGGCCCTGCTTTGCATGTGGCTGCAGGTAGAGAAGCTAAAACTAACATTCCcaaagatttattttgacattaaaaccAACAGAAAGCAGGCTGATGCTACTATTGGGAACACAAAAGtcctttataataataataataataataataataacaataataataataataataatattatagcAGTTACAATCATATGGAAAGTGTGggaaattcaaattcaaatgtattaatggcttattaaagaaatagtttaggGTAGGTGTGGTTGCACTGAGGGATGTGGGACTCTTGACCTCAGTATTTCTAAAATCCGGGTGATGATCCTAGGagtattgttttaaaagttacatagCTAGGTTGTGAAGGCTTGAAGAGCATCTGATACAGCAACCGGGAAGGAGACATTAGCAAGGAAAGTGAACCCTGTGATCATAATAGACACTACAACCATGCTAGCACGATTAAACAGTGTGATATTTAACTTTGGGAACATCTAAGATCAAATAAATTGTAGTAAACATGTCCAAGAACATAACGCTACCATCTGTGCGGTCCAGCTGACATTTGAACTCCAGCGGGCCTCTGACACGAAAGACGGTCCCTGTGTCGAAGGACTGTGAGACTGTAACAACCTGCGAGAACACAAGAGAAGTAACGTTAGGTAACCTGAGAGAGAACCAGATGACAGCGTTTATAACCCTAACATATCAATAAGACCCCCTTGTGGTCTTATATTGACTGCCAAGGAACAGCTCCGCTGTCggtaattttgtaaaatatgcttACGGCATAACGGTTTcgttaaaaaatgtatcagtaCACTTACCATCGTGGAGTCGAGTACTGCTGAATAACCAAGCTAGCTGCTGTTCTctaccatggatgtattaagagaacgtTCTCTACGGGCTGAAGGCTGACATGTCTGTTGTAGGAAGTATTCTTCAACGTGTCCCTGGCTGCTGCATTCTATTGGACCACAATGACCCCGCCCACTTACGTTGCATTCAGGATAATTCGCAATTGGAACAGTTTGCTGAAGAACATGGAGGGGAAACAAGAATTCTCTGTTTCAAGAAAAACCCATTCATTCTCAAACTTAGTTTGTAAAAGTATATTTGTATTATCAAGGACATGTATAAACGTACTTACTGTGCAGTCAGAATGGGCTCTGTCATTGTTacattatcatattttattttggtattattattattattattattattattattattattattaaagcagTGACATCTAAGATGCGTTTTTATGTTGTAGCTGGCTGAAGTAGAGCTAGCTGTATTAATTGTTATACTGTTGGGTGAGTTAATTTCCTGTATAACAACATTGAATATTATATGctcatcagtgtttttttcaaagatcttcatttgtaaaaacTTGT
The sequence above is drawn from the Etheostoma cragini isolate CJK2018 chromosome 2, CSU_Ecrag_1.0, whole genome shotgun sequence genome and encodes:
- the ufsp2 gene encoding ufm1-specific protease 2, which produces MVVTVSQSFDTGTVFRVRGPLEFKCQLDRTDALLIHKCISTTFETLHSQVKSQSCVLTICDSPVIIWPNRGVYATPEEISPNMLCEDIHQWIQIDEQESAGKRSAKKKSKKSSAVSVINLRLMMEATKTGPLSAPIVSKTVQKSHFLSTTLPIDCVVHTTSNDTIKDAFERLLEALTHQLCEMEKVILQHMKGTTLLVPKPFHFLLPEPKGLVTVVYPAGVPDSQLETQRKELHQQFELPNDWPYFRRATAYHFPNEPYKDGYLRNPHLVLTHPSLDNGKVYSVQGIYSYRHYMQDHMDDNGWGCAYRSLQTICSWFLEQGYVERAVPTHKEIQQALVDVGDKQASFVGSRQWIGSIEVQAVLNHLLGVTSKIIFVSQGSDLASKGRELANHFLTEGTPIMIGGGVLAHTILGVAWSETTGQIRYLILDPHYTGAEDLQVITDKGWCGWKGPDFWDQTAYYNLCMPQRPKVI